Below is a genomic region from Clostridia bacterium.
AAACCGTCATAGGCATTCATACGGCTGGTTACAATAAAATCTTTCCCCGTATTCTGCTTTGCCTGTGCAATAGAATTAAAATAAAGGCGTGTTCTGTTTTCATAGCTTCCGCCATATTCGCCTTTACGAACATGTGCTCCCATCAGCTCGCTCATTAAATACCCGTGACAACATTTAATGTCTACGCCGTCAAATCCTGCTTGTTCAGCGAGCTTTGCGGTTAAACCGAATTTTTCTTCCAAAGCCTTCAGATAATCGTCCGATAAAATATGAGATGCGTCAATCGGATTATCCTTTTCAAAAATGGGCTTGTTATATGCAATCAAAGGTGCAGGCGTACCTTGGGGCTTGGAATATCTGCCCGAATGGGTTGCTTGCAGAATGATAACGGGATTGATGCCGTTTTCTTTCATTGCGGTTTCACGCATGAATTCCACTTCATATTTAAAGCTGTCTAAATTCTTCTCGGTTAAAAAGAGCTGTCTGGGATTTGCTCTGCCTTCATTGACAACCGCACAAGCCTCCGCCCAGATTAAACCGGCACCGCTTTTGGCAAAGCGTTCATAACGTCGATGAGTCAGCTCGCCAAACGCACCGTCTGCGGTGCCATCACAGCCTTCCATCGGCTGAATTGCAATACGGTTGGGTGCAACTTTACCCGACACAGTAATGGGTGCGCACAGTACACTAAGATTTTCGGAATAAGGAATGTTATAACCCTGTTCCTGAATTTTGGATTTGAGATTTTCCATAAAACCGCTCCTTCAACTTACTTCATTGTCTTAAGTATAGCATTTAAATAACAGCTTGTAAACCAAATTATCGATAAAAAAGGTTTGAATTTCGAAACAATTTAATTTTTGTCATAACAAAACACTTTACCCATATACTGTTAACAAGAAGATGAGGAGTGAGCCATTGTATGAAAAATTATATCGAAAAACGTGTTCTCTCACTTGCAGATTACATCATAAGGCACAAGTGTACCGTTCGGAATGCCGCAAAAGAGTTTAACATTTCAAAGTCCACTGTCCACAAAGATGTAGCATACCGTTTAGAACACATCAATCCCAAACTTTATCAAAAAGTGCGTCTGATTTTGGATGACAACCGGGAAACGAGGCATATACGGGGCGGAAACGCAACAAAGCAGAAATATTTAGCCTTACATAAAAGCTAGGTGTATCTTGACGAATTTTGTTTTTTGATGTATACTTAAGAAAAAACAAAACGGAGATACCAATGAAGAATTTTAAAAAAATTGTCATTACAGGCGGTCCCTGTGCAGGAAAAACCACTGCACTTGAAAAAATACGCAAAAAATTTGAGGCTGACGGCTACACCGTAATCATTGTGCCCGAAACCGCAACTGAGCTTTTATATGGTGGTATTGCCATTGATTCTATGGAAACGCGCCTTTTTCAAAAAACACTTTTAGAACTGCAATTACACAAAGAAGCTTGCTTTTTAAAAGCCGTTGAAGATATGAATCGCGAAAAAATCATTCTGTTTTTCGACCGCGGTGCAATCGATGGAAAGGCCTACATGAAGGACGAGGAGTTTTTGCAGAATTTAAACGAACTAAATCTGACCGAAGCCGAATTGTTTGCACGATACGATGCAGTAATTTGCTTAGAAACCGCTGCAAACGCACCGGGTAATTTGTATCAGACCGAAAACAATTTTGTGCGGTTTGAATCC
It encodes:
- a CDS encoding flavin oxidoreductase/NADH oxidase, with protein sequence MENLKSKIQEQGYNIPYSENLSVLCAPITVSGKVAPNRIAIQPMEGCDGTADGAFGELTHRRYERFAKSGAGLIWAEACAVVNEGRANPRQLFLTEKNLDSFKYEVEFMRETAMKENGINPVIILQATHSGRYSKPQGTPAPLIAYNKPIFEKDNPIDASHILSDDYLKALEEKFGLTAKLAEQAGFDGVDIKCCHGYLMSELMGAHVRKGEYGGSYENRTRLYFNSIAQAKQNTGKDFIVTSRMNAYDGFPYPYGFGVTEEKGLTPVLDEPLQVVKTLKEKFDFELLDITIGNPYVNPHVNRPFNHGPYESPEAPLTGVERMMKCVGKIQQENPDMVIMGSGFSYMGKESENVAAGAVENGVCKIAGFGRQAFAYPDFAKDMLSGGAKQEKCCIACGKCSELMRAGTVAGCVIRDSETYMPYYKQYVLKK
- the spoIIID gene encoding sporulation transcriptional regulator SpoIIID, whose product is MKNYIEKRVLSLADYIIRHKCTVRNAAKEFNISKSTVHKDVAYRLEHINPKLYQKVRLILDDNRETRHIRGGNATKQKYLALHKS
- a CDS encoding ATP-binding protein — its product is MKNFKKIVITGGPCAGKTTALEKIRKKFEADGYTVIIVPETATELLYGGIAIDSMETRLFQKTLLELQLHKEACFLKAVEDMNREKIILFFDRGAIDGKAYMKDEEFLQNLNELNLTEAELFARYDAVICLETAANAPGNLYQTENNFVRFESKEGAIAVDNRLFEVWNNHPNFAFIPAKEDFDEKISFLMKSIEKII